Part of the Eriocheir sinensis breed Jianghai 21 unplaced genomic scaffold, ASM2467909v1 Scaffold3, whole genome shotgun sequence genome is shown below.
cccaggagacggtggatcctgcccacggggaactgcaggccggcacggccggagcgggactttgacttccccttcacctttcctcccttgccgcgccACTTTTTCGCCCAATATAGttcagcgcaggatcggagggcggggacggtcgggcgagcctgccaatgggagcgcaTGCCGCCTCGCgtccattacaacaagcgctccaccatctccagtcgggagatccagacggccgtccgtctcctcctgcccggtgagctggccaagcactctgagtccgaaggcaccaaggccgtcaccaagtacacctcctccaaaaaagaaacccaccaacttgcttgcactggaaaagaaccggctccatcggagccacaaactatttcccgaaagagaacgaagacggttagtcccccccgcgctctctctctctctctctctctctcgctcactcactcactgagctgacacaccaagggatgcatggtatcaataagcggaccgagtcccgccagtgctcgccaaacagcgaccaaggcttgaaatcgccaatgcttctctcggtcgtttgttgtcagctgcaggggatcatgatgagcgatatatgcctacatagcagccgtcatcagcagttagtgattccgcccctccgtttatatttatttacttgttctggtaattcctgtcctcctgcctgcatgtagtccccacatattccctactcatgcacccgccagttgaaataagttaagagataAATCAAAGCAAGCCCCCCCAATCAATTTATATGAGATTATGAAGAACAAGGATATGGGGGAAAGGAAACAACCAAGttatcctcatcctccccccccccccctgcccgccccagtgtctgtctaaactctctcccggaaagtgactttggccctgaaaagggcctagatatagtgtgagcagattgtagtattcagacgggcaacgcccgcctaggcacgctcgccgcgaatgcgacgggccagctggatgtcctttggcatgatggtgacacgcttggcgtggatggctcagaggttggtgtcctcgaagatcccgacgaggtaggcctcggaggcttcctgcagagccatgatggcagaggactggaagcggagatcggtcttgaaatcctgggcgatctcgcgcaccagacgctggaagggcagcttcctgatgaggagctcggtgctcttctggtagcggcggatctcacggagggccacggtcccgggcctgtagcggttaggcttcttgactcctccggtggccggggccgacttgcgagcggccttggtggccagctgcttgcggggcgccttgccaccggtggatttcctggcagtctgtGCTTGGTACGGtccatggctacggacgaacagaacagttgagtctttcttcttcttcttctttgatattTACCATTTCGGTAACTGGATGGGCTGTGTTTAGAGCCCTGCAGAGGTGTGGGTCGCTGAGCTGTGCTCGCCGCCCTGAGCCATGTGGAGTCAACATGTCCGCATTTACGGAGTGTTGAATGCATCCCATAGCTGTGCGGGCGTGAGCTCAGGTCTTATCTGGGGGGTGGCGTATCTTCGCAGAGCTGAAGGAGTACGACGTCCGGGGTGCGTGCTATTATAGCTGCAGCTGCATTTTGCCTGGAGTGTTGGTCCCTCTCTGGTGCTATGCCATCTCTTAGGATGTTTGTGTCTTGGCAGTCGAGCAGGTAGTGCAACAGGGGTGTTGGTGATGGCGAATTGCAGTGCGGGCAAGGGTCGGGAGGGCTGTCTCGTACCATGTTTGGGGTGACTGGAATCCTAGCCTGAGGCGGTGAAGGTTCAGCCGTGCCAGCAGAGGAGTTTTCGACGGTATGTTGGGTGGGCGGAGTCCAGTCGCTCGGGCATACCACGTTGCGGAGGGTGACCCCGCGGCCAGTTCGTTTGCTAAATCACCGCGCCAAAGGTTGTTTGTGACGGCCCTGATTTTGAGGGTGGTGCTAGAGAGGCTGGGATGCACTTTTTTGTCGGTGTTTGCCTTGAGGGCTGCCTCCCGGGCGACAGCGTCGGCCCTTTCATTTCCTTGGATCCCGACATGGCTGAGGATCCAGTGTAAGGTGATTTTCCTCCCCTCGAACGCATAGAGGTTGCCAGGCTGTGGATTTCCGTGATCAGTTTGACGTTGTCTTGGGGTTCGGGGTTGCGGAGCGTCTGGAGCGCCGCAAGCGAGTCTGAGAGGATCAGGGTGCTTGGGGTGTGTATGTGCTGGCAGTGCTGAAGGGCCTCAAGGATGGCGACAAGCTCTGCCTGGAGGGATGAGGCTCCATCCGTTATCCTCGTCTGTGTTCTGTGTTCACCGATGACGTGCGCAGCTCCCGCCCTTCCTGTCTCGGGGTCGACGGAACCATCCGTGTAGACTGTTGTGGCATGGTCAGAGGAGAGGGGCCGGATGCGTTGAAGGGCCTCCTGCCTGAGGACAGACGGGTTTAGAATGGCCTTCGCGAGTGGAAGCCAGGAGCCAGTGATGGCGGGGAGTGGAGGGTCCCACGCGGGAGGGCGCTGGTGTCCTTGGTGCGGGAGGTCTCTGCCCTTCGTGCGGATAAGGTCGTGTATCCCTATTGTGAGGAGTGTTTCTCCGGCAGCCTGGACCCAGCTGGGACGGAGGTGGAGGCGTCGGTCCATGGCTGCGGCAGCAAGGACTCTTCGAGGGGCGGAGTATTCTTTCTCTGAGTGTGCCATTTTTGCGATTGACGAGGCGGTGAATTGGGTCACCCTGTGTCTGAGTGCTGGGGTGCGGAGCTCCGCTCGCAGGGTCACCGTCTTTGTCCAAGGGGGGGCGCCCAGAATAGCACGGAGGGCTGTGTTCTGCTTCGCTTCAAGCCTCGCCATCAGCTTCTCTGGAAGGGCTGCGAGGCATGGTGCGCAGTGGTCCAAGAGAGATCGTACTCCATGTGTGAAGAATAGTTTTCTGACCTTTGGGCTGGCCCCTCCTTTCAGGCCGCCAATGCTGCAGAGGACGGCTAGTCTGGTGTCCAGTCTCTCTCTTAGGTACTGGACCTGAGGGGCAAAGGTCAGTCTGGAATCTATCCAGACTCCGAGATATTGATAAGAGTTGGCCCACTCAATGGTCGTGCCTTCAATGATGAGGGGGTAGTCAGGTGGCGCAGCACCGAAGGctattgcttttgttttgtttaggttTACCTTGAGGCCAAGCTCTTGGCATTTCCTGTATAGTTTTTTCTAGGTCCGCCCCCAAGCTGCGCCTGTTGCTGTTTAGGAGGGTGATTTCGTCAGCGTAGAGAAGTAGCTTGGATCCTCTGGATAGTTCAGTGGTGGTGAGTGCTTCAACTAGGATGTTAAAAAGGAAGGGGCTGAGCACGCTGCCCTGAGGGGTGCATCGCTCGTGCTGATGGTAAGGCGAGCGATGTCCTTGGAAAAggaccctcccttttctttccgtgAGGAAGTCTTGTGTCCATTGGAGGAGTTTCCCCCCAACCCCTTTGCCTGCGAGGAGAGCCAGTATGACCTGTTTGTCCGCTAGCTCGAAGGCTTTCTCCAGGTCTATGAAGACCGCCGATGTTTTGTGGGAGCTGGCCtgagtgaggagggtgatgaggcattGGGCGGTGCCTGATCCCTTTGTGTAAGCGGATATTGCCGGGTGTAGAGGGCCTATGACCCACTAGAGGCGGGAGAGGATGATCCGCTCCATAGTTTTTCCTATGCAGCTGAGTAGGGAGATTGGCCGGAAGCTGCCCGGGTCCTTAGGCTTGGGGATTGGGATAATGTCCGCCTCCTTCCATGAGTGGGGGAGTCGCTCTACGTCCAGTGAAGCgctgaagagagacaggagggcagCGTGCCCTGACAGGCCAGCTTGGCGTATCATGGTGTGCGTGATGCCGTCGGAGCCGGGGGATGTGTCGGCACCCGTCCGAAGCGCATTTTGGACTTCGTGCGCGCTCAGCGGTGTGTCAGTGGTGGCATTTCTGGCTGTTGCAGTATTGATGGCCGTTGTTCGCCTATCTCTTTCGGCCTCGAGTTTTCGGCGGGTCGCCCGAGGGAGGTTCGTTGTGCAAAGGATGCCGCAATTCGATCGGCCTCTGCCGCAGGGGTCGGGTGTGACGGGGTCTGGGATAGGGACTTCCCTTGACACGGCGGATATTTTCCCAGATCTTTTTGAGGGAAGTGTGGGCGTCAATGGAACTGCACCATTCCGTACACTTTTGTTCTCTTACCTCGAGCTTCACAGTACGGGTGTGGGTGATAACATCGATGAGGATGTTTTTGTTGGGTAGTGTAGGGTGTCTTCTGTCGATTTTTCTGGCCCTGTTGATGGTTTGATTTGCTTCCGCCACCCGGTCGTCCCAGAACCAGTAATCGCGGGCATTGAAGCGTCAGCTGCTGCCCGGAAAGCCGCGGTGACATGCGCTGCGTGGAGGTCGAGGTCAGGAGTGTCATGGTGTGCGGTGGTTTGTAGTGCCTCACGGAATATGGTCCAATCAGCTTTCTTTACATTCCAGCGTGCGGGTAGAGGTGGGGCTGGCGGTATGGGTGGAAGATGGAGGGTGCAGGTGGTGGCAAAGTGGTCACTGGCGAGCGTGGGGTGCACGGTGAAGTTAGCATTTGGCGTTAGGGGAGTGGAGATGAACATGAGATCAAGGATTCCgccgtgggtgtgtgtgggttcgGGGTCGTTGAGGAGGGTGACTCCTGGGTGGAGCGGGAGAATGGTGCCAAGATGTCGCCCTGCAGGGTTAGTAGGTGAGGTTGAGCCGAGTATGGGTTGGTGGCAGTTGAAGTCACCCGCTATGAGGGTGGGCTGTAATTCCGCTGAAGTGAGTAATTCACCCAGGTAGAGGTGTGATTGTGGTGGATTGAAGGTTGGAATAGAGGTCGAGAGGTGTGTCGCGGAGGAGGATTTGGACTGCCATTATATCGACCCGTTCTCCGCATTGGGCTGGGTCCTCGATTCGCTGGGAGGGGATGGCGTGTCTGACGAGGACGCAGGAGCCGCGGGATCCTCCTCTGACTCGCGGGTTATTGTACGCTGTGTACCCTCTGAGTTGGACAGATTTTGTGGCTGGAGTGAGGGtttcttggaggaggaagacgtcgaCGCCTTCCCCTCGAGCTGCCTCCTGAAGGAGGTAGATTTTTCCTCGGGCGCCTTGCATGTTCCATTGGACGAGTCTGATGGCTTCTGGTGGGGGGGTGATGGGCGTGTTGACACCTGGGGTTCGTCGGTTGTGGTGGCCTGTGGGGGAGTTGTCACGGTTGGGGTGGGGGCTACGGCCGGTGTGGTCGGATCGTTCGTTGTAGCTGGTTCGGGTCGAGGGGTGGGAGGGGCCATTTCCCGGGTGAGGGACGTGTTGGGGTCGGCCGGTGTTGGGGGTTGCTGGAACGACTTTGTTACGAGCGTATCGATGATGGGGTCCAGCGTTGTCTCCGGTACGTCTCGCTCGAGGAGCTGGACGATCGTCACGACCAGGCCCTTGAGAAGGCCTTTCAGTGCTGACTCCGTGATGGTGAGGGTCCCTTCTGGCAGTGGAGGCGTAGGGATCTGGGGCTGGGTGGCTGGCGGGTGGTGTTCCGGACGGTGGCGCTGTTGCATGTGTGGCGTGGGTTGTGGGGGCGGTGGGGCgtgcggggggtggggggttgaggGGCCGTGGAGTGCAGGGAAGTCCTCCTTACTCGGGGGTGTTTGCTGAGAAGGCTGTTTTCGCTGTTTCCCCCAGGCGAAGGTACCTGGAGGGGCATCGGAGTGCTTTTCCACCCAGGCGGCTTGGTGCTGGATGCCCTTTTGGACTAGACGGCGGCGCTCCGGGCACCTCTTGTTCCATGCATGGTGGGTGCCCTGGCAGTTGGGACATTTCGAAGAAATAGCTTCTTTCCTCTTGAACTTCTGGAGGCACTCGTCCGTGGGATGAAGGGCACTGCATATTCCGCACACTTGGTTCTTGAAGCATTTTCCCTGTGTGTGGCCAAATGAGTGGCATCTGTAGCATCTCGTTGGCTCTGGCGTGTATGGGCGCAGGAAGTACAGGCCCACTAGGCCCAAGTGGAGGCTGCTTGGTAGGGGGCCGTCGACCTCGATGAGGACCTGGGAGGTTCTCTGTCTGTCGTTGCGAGTGCAGCGTTCTGCAGTAACCACGTCGGGGTGattgaggaggaaggacaggtcgTTCAGGTAGTATTTGAGGACTATCCCCTTCGTGTATCATGTGGGGGGGAGTACTTTTTGAAGGGACACAGGGATGCCCTTCACCTGTGTGATGGCAGCTAGGGAGTTCAGAGTGGCTGTGTCTTCCGGGTGTAGGTAAAAATCCCCTCTCGGACTCTGCCTCACTTTGCTGCAGCGAAGGGTGGGGTGCTCCGCTTGGATGTCCTGCAGGAGTCGGAAGGTACTGGAGAAGCCTGGGGTGGGTGATAGTTTGATGTAGGGTGAGGGCTGCGCGGGGGTCGAGTGGCTTGGCCGATGGTCGATCGGTGCAGGTGCAGGTGCAGGTGGTGTCGGAGGCTGGGCCGGCTGAGTGGGCGGGGTGCGGGTCCCGGGGGTAGGTCTCGCAGGGggggcaggggcggcggcggcggtccgCTCCTTCCATCGGTCCTTCTTTTCAGTCCCCGGGTCCGGGTATGCGGTCCAGTCTTCGTCTCGCTGGGTTTCCGTGTCTATGGGGTCGACTTCGATCGCGTCAGTCAAATCTTCATCTGGTCTTTTGCTGGGGGGTGCCAAGGGGTCAAACTCGCTGTCGTCGAAGGTTCTCTTTCTGGGCTCGGCGCTAAGAGAACTTTGGATTCTCTGGAGTCTAGGGACCGGATTCTAGGTGAACGGAATTTTCCTGTTAGGGGCGGTACCCCCAGCATTGTCCCGGGCCATGTGGTGTGGAGTGAAGGTGCCCACCCAGCACCGAGAAGTCAGGCCGGCCTCAACGGCTCGACAGCCTGCCCCTGGTGCGACGCAAGAACAACCCTCCCGTGAAACCCTACCTGTGGCCCAAGGAGCTCCTAGGGACGCCCCCCACACCTCTTACCGGTGTGGAGTCGGGACGTCAGTCCTTGTCCGGGTCAAAGTCCTAAAGATGTCAGTTTATGGAGACTGACAGGTAGCTAAGGTGTTGCCTAAACCTGAACCCGCACCTGATGCTGGACCCGCACGCTCACGGGCTGCAACAGGGCATCGCAGGCTGTCCCTGCTTCAGGACTCCTGGGGGCTTCTTAGGTCCCCCAGGTCCCTCACCCaaggacggaagaaaaggaaggagttagAGTGGTAGGGAAAGCCTGTCTGAACCCTCGCCTTCAACAAGACGACAAGTAAACGTTCCGCAGGTCTAGGGGGTAGATTCCAAGAATCGGGACCAGTGGGGGAACGCTAATTGCCGCTTGAAGGGGCAAATCGAGACAGATGTGGAGGGTGAAAAGAACTCCGTAATAGGGAAGTCTCCCTAAGATGAAGTCAAATTCAAAGTCAGCTTGCGGTGTGGTGTGCAAGGCAGAGTCCAACGTGGAGTCAAGCGCTGCTGGCAGGCAGAGCGAAGTCTTGGGCTGGAGCTGGagctggagagagaaggagaagagaggaggaggtccTTCCGCGGCGGCTGCTGGCTGGCGAGTCGAGAGTCtgccagcttcttcttcttcttcttcttcttaggatttaccccctaaaaagggggaacgggcctttgtccgtggacggcccgtcgcagaggggaacccgccgctggcgtgcggcgggtgtggggacccctccgccgccgctacagccacgggtagaagctggcgagcagcgacggagtaacaggccctccgagcaggcgctcaggagcagcccgttgtggtgggcgagcaatgcaagctcgttgcgggacgcctccgccgccgccacagccacgggtaacagccggcgagcagcgacggaggcacgggctctctgggcaggcgcccagtagacacccgtagcgttgcacgggcgagcagccgaccggtcgacttgactgccgcggtggggccctaagcgaggataaccaggcgggtcaaccacgccgcagcagaaggaccccccagctgctcgcccgaggagtgctggcgttccactgtgtctgccagccgtttctcgtttttatagttttggcggccgggggaggagcggtggtctgcgtcctgcgcgtgcgccgtctcctagtcccgcgcttgcccgcccccgtcaggcagtgcatctatctagccctattggaggaatttaggggtctcttggagctgtctgcatatgctagagcctagtacagtgtgaaggctcacccaacgtcactaGGCCGTCCGGAACTAGACGGCAGGAACCAGCCTATCACCCAAAGATCCACCACCGCAGCCGCTGGCTCTACATATATAGAGCGAACACTGCaccaacccaacactcactccactgttgagctacccatttgaaccatgactggccgcggcaagggaggcaagggactcggaaagggaggcgccaagcgtcaccgcaaggttctttgggacaacatccagggcatcaccaagccggccatccgtcgtctggcgcgccgtggtcggtgtgaagcgcatctaaggtctcatctacgaagagacccgtggtgtgctcaaggtgttcctggagagcgtcatcagggatgccgtcacctacactgagcacgccaagcgcaagaccgtcaccgccatggacgtggtgtacgccctcaaacgccagggccgcaccctgtacggcttcggtggttaataccgctgcctgagcgagcccgacctaacccccccaccccggacctctttgaggtccacattcttattcactaagagaatagtagcacactttttacttcagttatatttcctttctttctctctttctttctttctgtttcctccctccctcctgcctaatgatgatgGTTCGCACCTCCACCctctgctccccatccacctcatttgacactagtaagctccagtttgtctcctccctcccatcttttccctccctcctgcctaatgatggctcaaactccgcccactgctccccacccacctcatttgacactagtaagctccagtatgtttcctcccccccatcttttccctccctcctgcctaatgatggttcacacctccgcccactgctccccatccacctcatttgacactagtaagctccaatttgtttgtttcagttcttacagaaacatcattttgccataatttcccctgttcctgtcaattctttgtaaaaacagtaacaggatatctatgaaaagagagagagagagagagagagagagagagagagagagagagagagagagagag
Proteins encoded:
- the LOC126991549 gene encoding proteoglycan 4-like, with amino-acid sequence MAAHTLAGVVRALEEALAAGSPSAYWYASATGSGSRRLPLGAPKRVASNLHRLRLGYRCASLLDIDDPVPFECPYCEEEVVQPLLHYLLDSLSAEPRKRTFDDSEFDPLAPPSKRPDEDLTDAIEVDPIDTETQRDEDWTAYPDPGTEKKDRWKERTAAAAPAPPARPTPGTRTPPTQPAQPPTPPAPAPAPIDHRPSHSTPAQPSPYIKLSPTPGFSSTFRLLQDIQAEHPTLRCSKRKQPSQQTPPSKEDFPALHGPSTPHPPHAPPPPQPTPHMQQRHRPEHHPPATQPQIPTPPLPEGTLTITESALKGLLKGLVVTIVQLLERDVPETTLDPIIDTLVTKSFQQPPTPADPNTSLTREMAPPTPRPEPATTNDPTTPAVAPTPTVTTPPQATTTDEPQVSTRPSPPHQKPSDSSNGTCKAPEEKSTSFRRQLEGKASTSSSSKKPSLQPQNLSNSEAPPLPARWNVKKADWTIFREALQTTAHHDTPDLDLHAAHVTAAFRAAADASMPAITARNATTDTPLSAHEVQNALRTGADTSPGSDGITHTMIRQAGLSGHAALLSLFSASLDVERLPHSWKEADIIPIPKPKDPGSFRPISLLSCIGKTMERIILSRL